GTATTAATCGAGTTTGGCGAAACCAAAGTACTTTGTAACGCCAGTGTTGTTGAAAGCGTTCCTCGTTTTCTCAAAGGCAAAGGCCAAGGCTGGTTAACCGCTGAATACGGCATGTTGCCTCGCTCTACTCACAGCCGTATGGATCGTGAAGCGTCTCGTGGAAAGCAAGGCGGCCGAACGCTTGAAATTCAGCGCCTAATTGGTCGTTCGCTCAGAGCAGCGGTCGATCTTAAGCAATTAGGCGAACATACGATTTATCTCGACTGCGATGTTTTACAAGCCGATGGTGGTACGCGAACTGCTTCTATCAGTGGCGCTTGCGTCGCGCTGCACGATGCTTTGTTTAGCATGCGCCAAAAAGGCATGATAAAAACCAATCCGCTGAAACACATGATCGGCTCTGTGTCGGTTGGAATCTACCAAGGCACGCCGGTTCTCGATCTGGATTACGCCGAAGACTCCAAAGCTGAAACCGACATGAACCTCGTCATGGATGAACATGGTGGCTTTATTGAAATCCAAGGCACCGCTGAGGGCGAAACCTTTAGTGGTGATGAATTGATGCAAATGCTGGATTTAGGTAAACACGGTATTCGTGAAATTTTTGATATCCAAAAGAAGGCTATTGGTAGCTAATACATTGATCGCTGATGACGGCCGTCACATCACTGTCATCAGCCTTCCCTGACTCACTGTAAAGGATTAATGATGAAGCTTGTGGTGATACCTGGACTGAACGGCAACGATCAATTGTGCCAAGAGTTTCTACACCATCTATCGATAGAAACTCTTTTTATCCCGTTACCGGAAGATTGCCCTCAAGATCACTCTTCGTTGGCCGATCGCATAGCTCCATTACTGCCTAACGAACCTTTTGTGCTGATGGTCGAGTCCTACGCTGGCTCAATAGCACCTTACCTCAATGCCAAACCAGACGTTGATTTAAAAGGCATCATCTTTTTTGTCAGTTTATTAGCCGCACCGAGTAAAGCGCTTTTAGAATTGCCTAAATTTATTCAGGCCGATACTTTGATGAAATTGCCTTTTGCCGAGCAGCAGTTAGGCAGCAACTTCATGAACAATGATGGCACACCGGAGCAAGTAAAGCATGTGAGATCCGTGATCGAGGCCATCCCTCATCACATCCTGAAAGCACGCACCGAAGCCTTAAAAAACTTAGGCCCTTTTCCTGAGCAACCCAAAATTCCAGCCGCTTTCGTCGAAGCAACTCACGACAAAGTGTTGAATCAACGCGCCA
The DNA window shown above is from Kangiella marina and carries:
- the rph gene encoding ribonuclease PH, yielding MRPSGRSTNQLRPITITRNYTKHAEGSVLIEFGETKVLCNASVVESVPRFLKGKGQGWLTAEYGMLPRSTHSRMDREASRGKQGGRTLEIQRLIGRSLRAAVDLKQLGEHTIYLDCDVLQADGGTRTASISGACVALHDALFSMRQKGMIKTNPLKHMIGSVSVGIYQGTPVLDLDYAEDSKAETDMNLVMDEHGGFIEIQGTAEGETFSGDELMQMLDLGKHGIREIFDIQKKAIGS